A genome region from Micromonospora inyonensis includes the following:
- a CDS encoding CpaF family protein — protein MRFEPVQHDPRSATSVTPPLAPANGHRHPATPNGHPHPPTSNGHPAAPNGRHHAAGAGVALAPPPGPTPPSRPRVDFTVVRELRRELSERLTVWQRGRDFTVDEEDVERARIAVDVVAEYADAVRRAGTPMPADEERHLLHQVTAELVGLGRLQTLLVDQTIEEVHILGCDQVRITRHGGGVDWADPIADSDEELVEILQAAARRAGATERSLSTAKPTLDLQLPDGSRLAAVYLVSSRPYAVIRKHNTLDVSLDDIAGFRADLDEMVDVLLRDFLRAAMRAGLNIMVAGLAGAGKTTVVRALMDEIPPDEPFVLLEESRELLPARRQLRHRAVMSFEAREGHGERGLDGRPAGEVTIADLIPVSLRMGVLRIVVGEVRSREIVPMLQAMTTSRGSMCTIHARTPAGVTERIIELALSHGREMTVDQARRMAGNALDLIVYVNVDDETAIGGRKHRFVSHVEEVIGAGEGSRITTTEVFGPGPDGRAVPKHLPERVRQQLLRVGYDARLLSPYIEAGTGAWRRPLQTRLGRR, from the coding sequence ATGCGGTTTGAACCGGTCCAGCACGACCCCCGGTCGGCCACCTCGGTCACCCCGCCGCTGGCCCCCGCGAACGGACACCGCCACCCGGCCACGCCGAACGGGCACCCGCACCCGCCCACGTCGAACGGACACCCGGCCGCGCCGAACGGCCGGCACCACGCCGCCGGTGCCGGGGTGGCCCTCGCGCCGCCGCCCGGACCGACCCCGCCGTCGCGCCCCCGGGTCGACTTCACCGTCGTCCGGGAGCTGCGCCGGGAGCTGAGCGAGCGGCTCACCGTCTGGCAGCGCGGCCGGGACTTCACCGTCGACGAGGAGGACGTCGAGCGGGCCCGGATCGCCGTCGACGTGGTCGCCGAGTACGCCGACGCGGTGCGCCGGGCCGGCACGCCGATGCCGGCCGACGAGGAACGGCACCTGCTCCACCAGGTGACCGCCGAACTGGTCGGGCTCGGCCGGCTCCAGACCCTGCTGGTCGACCAGACGATCGAGGAGGTGCACATCCTCGGCTGCGACCAGGTGCGGATCACCCGGCACGGCGGCGGGGTGGACTGGGCCGACCCGATCGCCGACAGCGACGAGGAACTGGTGGAGATCCTCCAGGCCGCCGCCCGGCGGGCCGGCGCGACCGAGCGGTCGCTCTCCACCGCCAAGCCGACCCTGGACCTGCAACTGCCCGACGGGAGCCGGCTCGCCGCCGTCTACCTGGTCAGCAGCCGCCCGTACGCGGTGATCCGGAAGCACAACACGCTCGACGTGAGCCTGGACGACATCGCCGGGTTCCGGGCCGACCTGGACGAGATGGTCGACGTCCTGCTCCGGGACTTCCTCCGCGCGGCCATGCGCGCCGGGCTGAACATCATGGTCGCCGGGCTGGCCGGGGCGGGTAAGACCACCGTGGTCCGGGCGCTGATGGACGAGATCCCGCCGGACGAGCCCTTCGTGCTGCTGGAGGAGAGCCGGGAGCTGCTGCCGGCCCGCCGTCAGCTCCGGCACCGGGCGGTGATGAGCTTCGAGGCCCGGGAGGGGCACGGCGAGCGCGGCCTGGACGGCCGACCCGCCGGTGAGGTGACCATCGCCGATCTGATCCCGGTCTCGCTGCGGATGGGCGTGCTACGGATCGTCGTCGGCGAGGTGCGGTCCCGGGAGATCGTGCCGATGCTCCAGGCGATGACCACCAGCCGGGGGTCGATGTGCACCATCCACGCCCGGACGCCCGCCGGGGTGACCGAACGGATCATCGAGCTGGCGCTCTCGCACGGGCGGGAGATGACCGTCGACCAGGCTCGCCGCATGGCCGGCAACGCGCTGGACCTGATCGTCTACGTCAACGTCGACGACGAGACCGCGATCGGGGGCCGCAAGCACCGCTTCGTCTCGCACGTGGAGGAGGTGATCGGGGCCGGCGAGGGTAGCCGGATCACCACCACCGAGGTCTTCGGCCCCGGACCGGACGGCCGGGCGGTGCCGAAGCACCTGCCCGAGCGGGTCCGTCAGCAGCTCC
- a CDS encoding SAF domain-containing protein, producing MSLVTHKGPGPVDAPVAPPRVVRQRRMRPGLLGLAVLLIALGGLGAAFAVTSVRATGTYLAVARPVGVGTVLSADDLMSVQVAGGQGLKPVPAGDIDDVIGKRAAVTLTPGTLVTQAQLTDKPLLGPDQQQLALGLKPSEVPARALRPGDRVLLVSTPVKSSDGRTPTSATRFTATVIDSDTPETGTVVVYLAVSVRDVPAVVALNAERRIALVLTGSV from the coding sequence GTGAGTCTGGTGACGCACAAGGGCCCGGGACCGGTGGACGCCCCGGTCGCCCCGCCCAGGGTGGTCCGGCAACGACGGATGCGGCCCGGCCTGCTCGGCCTGGCGGTGCTCCTGATCGCGCTGGGCGGCCTCGGCGCGGCCTTCGCGGTCACCTCGGTCCGCGCCACCGGCACGTACCTCGCCGTCGCCCGCCCGGTCGGGGTGGGCACGGTGCTCAGCGCGGACGACCTGATGTCCGTCCAGGTGGCCGGCGGCCAGGGCCTCAAGCCGGTGCCGGCCGGCGACATCGACGACGTGATCGGCAAGCGGGCTGCGGTCACCCTCACCCCGGGCACCCTGGTCACCCAGGCCCAGCTCACCGACAAGCCGCTGCTCGGCCCCGACCAGCAGCAGCTCGCGCTCGGCCTCAAGCCGAGCGAGGTGCCCGCCCGCGCCCTCCGCCCCGGCGACCGGGTGCTGCTGGTCAGCACCCCGGTGAAGAGCAGCGACGGCCGGACGCCCACCTCGGCCACCCGGTTCACCGCGACCGTCATCGACAGCGACACCCCGGAGACCGGCACCGTCGTGGTCTACCTGGCGGTGTCCGTCCGGGACGTGCCGGCGGTGGTGGCGCTCAATGCCGAACGACGGATCGCGCTCGTGCTGACCGGGTCGGTCTGA
- a CDS encoding prepilin peptidase — protein sequence MEIDMTLTRPSTAHRATRPGVRLATVLALTPPLRLAALRHAVPSGVPPRSGCVACAAPISLDRPVPALTPVARCPRCRARVGPPPGSVELAVLAALALLVTLDLPPFALLAAGWWLGWAVPSALVDAAVHRLPDRLTYPAAAGTWLLLGAAALAGAGPGPWVRATLSGLALAAGFATTTLLLGRRGFGLGDAKLALGTGALLGWYGWTAPVLGLMLTFLLSALVGGILLAARRVRWTSHLPFGPFLILGTALALGLLG from the coding sequence CTGGAGATCGACATGACCCTGACCCGGCCGTCGACCGCCCACCGGGCCACCCGGCCCGGGGTGCGCCTCGCCACCGTCCTCGCCCTTACCCCGCCGCTGCGGCTGGCCGCGCTGCGGCACGCCGTACCGTCGGGGGTGCCGCCCCGGAGCGGCTGCGTCGCCTGCGCCGCGCCGATCAGCCTGGACCGGCCGGTGCCGGCGCTCACCCCGGTGGCCCGGTGCCCGCGCTGCCGGGCCCGGGTCGGGCCGCCGCCCGGCAGCGTCGAGCTGGCCGTGCTCGCCGCGCTGGCGCTGCTCGTGACGCTGGACCTGCCCCCGTTCGCCCTGCTCGCGGCCGGCTGGTGGCTGGGTTGGGCGGTGCCGTCGGCTCTGGTGGACGCAGCGGTGCACCGGTTGCCCGACCGGCTCACCTACCCGGCCGCCGCCGGCACCTGGCTGCTGCTCGGAGCCGCCGCGTTGGCCGGCGCGGGGCCGGGCCCCTGGGTCCGGGCCACCCTCTCCGGCCTGGCGCTGGCCGCCGGCTTCGCCACCACCACGCTGCTGCTCGGCCGGCGCGGCTTCGGCCTGGGGGACGCCAAGCTGGCACTCGGCACGGGCGCGCTGCTCGGTTGGTACGGCTGGACCGCGCCGGTGCTCGGGTTGATGCTGACCTTTCTGCTCTCCGCTCTGGTCGGCGGGATCCTGCTGGCCGCCCGGCGGGTCCGCTGGACCAGCCACCTCCCGTTCGGGCCGTTCCTGATTCTCGGCACCGCCCTCGCCCTGGGGCTGCTCGGCTGA
- a CDS encoding phosphatase PAP2 family protein, protein MTSQLVDTPGDVPRFSTEWYRDIVEFADRTPEPVQWFAAHFTEGSVVLLGLLFLLAAGRRFGGTSRDRAAALVAPAPVVLAYGLSEWIKTLVDQERPCRALTDLTIVAGHCPPAGDWSFPSNHSTIAGALAATILLLRPRLGLLAVPLALLAAFSRTFVGVHYPHDVVGGVLLGGLVGAALLVMLTGPLAHLLDRRRTGPPTETRTPTGAR, encoded by the coding sequence ATGACGTCACAGTTGGTCGACACCCCGGGGGACGTGCCCCGGTTCAGCACGGAGTGGTACCGGGACATCGTCGAGTTCGCCGACCGCACGCCGGAACCGGTGCAGTGGTTCGCCGCGCACTTCACCGAGGGCTCGGTCGTCCTGTTGGGCCTGCTGTTCCTGCTGGCAGCCGGGCGGCGGTTCGGCGGGACGTCCCGCGACCGCGCGGCGGCGCTGGTCGCCCCGGCGCCGGTGGTTCTCGCCTACGGCCTCAGCGAATGGATCAAGACCCTCGTCGACCAGGAACGACCCTGCCGGGCCCTGACCGACCTGACCATCGTGGCCGGGCACTGCCCACCGGCAGGAGACTGGTCCTTCCCGAGCAACCACTCCACGATCGCCGGGGCGCTGGCCGCGACCATCCTCCTCCTCAGGCCCCGGCTGGGGCTGCTGGCCGTCCCGCTGGCCCTGCTGGCCGCGTTCTCCCGCACCTTCGTCGGGGTGCATTACCCGCACGACGTGGTCGGCGGGGTGCTGCTCGGCGGGCTGGTCGGCGCGGCGCTGCTGGTGATGCTGACCGGTCCGCTCGCCCACCTGCTGGACCGCCGCCGCACCGGCCCGCCGACGGAGACCCGCACCCCCACCGGGGCCCGGTAG
- a CDS encoding IS110 family transposase: MLFVGDDWAEDHHDVEVMDASGRRLAKARLPEGMAGMTRLHAMIGQALGDDIDAEDVSGRVRIGIETDRGPWVQALVAAGYTVYPVNPLQAARYRERLAVSGAKSDAADAHMLADMVRTDSHQLRPMAGDSADAEAVKVVSRMHKTLIWERTRAGQRLRHALREYFPAALAAFEDLDAADTLELLAKAPDPASAARLSLAQISAALKRARRRDIPAKAAAIQTTLRAEHLGQPAVVTAAYAASVRALIALLSTLNEQVKVLQGQVEAHFGRHPDAEIILSQPGLGTVLGARVLAEFGDDHARYVSAKARKNYAATSPITRASGKKRTVAARFVHNDRLIDALMTQAFSALKASPGARAYYDRQRARGASYNAALRQLANRLVGILHGCLKTGTPYDEATAWSHHLNEAAA; this comes from the coding sequence TTGCTGTTCGTGGGAGATGACTGGGCGGAGGACCACCACGACGTCGAGGTGATGGACGCGTCCGGTCGCCGGCTGGCCAAGGCCCGACTGCCGGAAGGCATGGCGGGCATGACGAGGCTGCACGCGATGATCGGTCAGGCGCTCGGTGACGACATCGATGCCGAGGACGTGTCCGGGCGGGTGAGGATCGGTATCGAAACCGATCGGGGTCCGTGGGTACAAGCGCTGGTCGCCGCCGGATACACGGTGTATCCGGTGAATCCGTTGCAGGCGGCCCGTTACCGGGAGCGCCTGGCGGTGTCCGGGGCCAAGAGCGACGCGGCGGACGCGCACATGCTGGCGGACATGGTGCGTACCGACTCGCACCAACTGCGCCCGATGGCCGGTGACAGCGCTGATGCGGAGGCGGTCAAGGTCGTCTCGCGGATGCACAAGACGCTGATCTGGGAACGTACCCGCGCCGGCCAGCGGCTGCGGCATGCGCTGCGGGAGTACTTCCCGGCCGCCCTCGCCGCGTTCGAGGACCTCGACGCCGCCGACACCCTGGAACTCCTGGCGAAGGCGCCGGACCCGGCCAGCGCCGCCCGGTTGAGCCTGGCGCAGATCAGCGCGGCCCTCAAACGGGCCCGCCGGCGTGACATTCCGGCCAAGGCGGCCGCGATCCAGACCACGCTGCGCGCCGAGCACCTCGGCCAGCCCGCCGTGGTCACCGCCGCCTACGCGGCCTCGGTCCGCGCGCTGATCGCGCTGCTGTCCACCCTCAACGAGCAGGTCAAGGTCCTGCAGGGGCAGGTGGAGGCCCATTTTGGCCGGCACCCGGACGCTGAGATCATCCTGTCCCAGCCCGGACTGGGCACGGTTCTCGGTGCCCGGGTGCTCGCTGAGTTCGGTGACGACCACGCCCGCTACGTCTCGGCGAAGGCCCGCAAGAACTACGCCGCGACCAGCCCGATCACCCGCGCGTCCGGGAAGAAGAGGACCGTCGCGGCCCGGTTCGTGCACAACGACCGGCTCATCGACGCGCTGATGACCCAGGCGTTCTCCGCGTTGAAGGCCTCCCCGGGCGCCCGCGCCTACTACGACCGGCAACGCGCCCGCGGCGCCAGCTACAACGCCGCGCTGCGCCAGCTCGCCAACCGACTCGTCGGCATCCTGCACGGATGCCTCAAAACCGGCACCCCGTACGACGAGGCAACCGCCTGGTCGCATCACCTCAACGAGGCTGCTGCTTGA
- a CDS encoding L-threonylcarbamoyladenylate synthase: protein MPAAIGVAEAAAVLRSGGLVAFPTETVYGLGANALDARAAARIFEAKARPSFDPLITHLADVADLTALVGALPPTVAALAERFWPGPLTLIVDRPPTVPPIVTSGLDTMAVRVPDHAVARELIRQAGVPVAAPSANRFGMLSPTRAEHVVAGLGDAVDLIVDGGPTRCGIESTIVDARDGQPVVLRLGSLPVEALVEAVGPVSVRPGSSGQPVAPGTLAAHYAPRTPLRVVTAPVPARPDDGTRGYLALREAPEGAYGAVEVLSPDGDLTGAAARLFDALHRLDATGVTEIVAERVPDTGVGRAINDRLRRAAATWQTSG from the coding sequence CTGCCGGCGGCCATCGGGGTGGCCGAGGCCGCCGCCGTCCTGCGGTCCGGCGGGCTGGTCGCCTTCCCCACCGAGACCGTGTACGGCCTGGGCGCGAACGCGCTCGACGCACGCGCGGCGGCCCGGATCTTCGAGGCGAAGGCGCGGCCCAGCTTCGATCCGCTGATCACCCACCTCGCCGACGTCGCCGATCTGACCGCGCTGGTCGGCGCGCTGCCGCCCACCGTGGCCGCACTGGCCGAGCGGTTCTGGCCGGGGCCGCTGACCCTGATCGTGGACCGCCCGCCGACCGTCCCGCCGATCGTCACCTCCGGGCTGGACACGATGGCCGTCCGGGTGCCGGACCATGCGGTCGCCCGGGAGCTGATCCGGCAGGCCGGGGTGCCGGTGGCCGCGCCGAGCGCGAACCGGTTCGGCATGCTCAGTCCCACCCGGGCCGAGCACGTGGTGGCCGGGCTGGGTGACGCGGTCGACCTGATCGTCGACGGTGGGCCGACCCGGTGCGGCATCGAGTCCACGATCGTGGACGCGCGCGATGGCCAGCCGGTCGTGCTGCGGCTCGGCTCGCTGCCGGTGGAGGCGCTGGTCGAGGCGGTCGGCCCGGTCAGCGTACGGCCGGGCAGCTCCGGCCAGCCGGTCGCGCCCGGCACCCTGGCCGCGCACTACGCCCCCCGGACCCCGCTGCGGGTGGTCACCGCACCGGTCCCGGCCCGACCCGATGACGGCACGCGCGGGTACCTCGCCCTGCGCGAGGCTCCCGAGGGGGCGTACGGGGCGGTGGAGGTGCTCTCTCCCGACGGTGACCTGACCGGGGCAGCGGCCCGGCTCTTCGACGCCCTGCACCGGCTCGACGCGACCGGGGTGACCGAGATCGTCGCCGAGCGGGTGCCCGACACCGGCGTCGGCCGGGCGATCAACGACCGGCTGCGCCGCGCCGCCGCCACCTGGCAAACGTCCGGATAA
- a CDS encoding GNAT family N-acetyltransferase has product MRCQRSWKSRRDHERLLPDGLDTPGHQVWTAYDGDADVGMLWLHVEPKSDGPHAFVYDFEVRPDVRRRGHGRAIIGAAEEWCRERGVVSIGLSVFGFNLAARRLYEQMGFETTSIRMRKHL; this is encoded by the coding sequence GTGCGGTGCCAGCGCTCCTGGAAGTCACGCCGGGACCACGAGCGGCTGCTGCCCGACGGCCTGGACACACCGGGCCACCAGGTCTGGACCGCCTACGACGGCGATGCCGACGTCGGCATGTTGTGGCTGCACGTCGAGCCGAAGTCGGACGGCCCGCACGCCTTCGTGTACGACTTCGAGGTGCGCCCGGACGTACGCCGGCGGGGACACGGCCGGGCGATCATCGGGGCCGCCGAGGAGTGGTGCCGGGAACGGGGAGTCGTCTCCATCGGCCTGAGCGTCTTCGGGTTCAACCTCGCCGCCCGGCGGCTGTACGAGCAGATGGGCTTCGAGACCACCTCCATCCGGATGCGCAAGCACCTGTAG